One Leptospirales bacterium DNA segment encodes these proteins:
- a CDS encoding glycosyltransferase — MGQRPAISIIIPALNEEIDLPVLLESLKKQSFQDFETIVADAGSKDQTVKIAKKYGAKVVPGGMPGPGRNRGAEAATGDFLFFFDADVELPPDFLESAFKEMNDRFLDLATCEFLPKSDLKLDEVMFRFANLSVKMNQDLNPRAAGFCIFVSARLFRRVGGFDESLKLAEDHDLVQRASKFRPLRVLKNAKLRVSVRRLEKEGRFSLIQKYMQVELHLLFKGNVREEIVKYEFGNFADKEKGGRLLEDLESKIIQMEQVYNQFSKDMNDQAQRASSTDLLERWRSGFDSVMKALGALATPAKK; from the coding sequence ATGGGCCAGCGACCAGCCATCAGCATTATCATTCCTGCACTCAATGAAGAAATCGATCTGCCCGTGCTCCTGGAATCGTTGAAAAAGCAGAGCTTTCAGGATTTCGAGACGATTGTTGCTGACGCCGGATCTAAGGATCAAACAGTCAAGATAGCAAAAAAGTACGGCGCAAAAGTCGTCCCCGGCGGCATGCCGGGGCCAGGACGCAATCGCGGCGCCGAGGCGGCAACGGGCGATTTTCTTTTCTTTTTCGATGCCGACGTTGAATTGCCGCCCGACTTCCTGGAGAGCGCATTCAAAGAGATGAACGATCGCTTTCTGGACCTGGCAACCTGCGAGTTTCTGCCCAAATCAGATCTCAAGCTCGACGAAGTAATGTTTCGCTTTGCCAATCTTTCGGTAAAGATGAATCAGGATCTCAATCCGCGCGCCGCAGGATTCTGCATTTTTGTATCCGCGCGGCTTTTCCGCCGCGTGGGCGGCTTTGACGAATCGCTGAAACTGGCCGAGGATCATGACCTGGTGCAGCGCGCGTCAAAGTTTCGTCCGTTGCGCGTGCTCAAGAACGCGAAGCTCAGGGTCAGCGTCCGCCGTCTGGAGAAAGAAGGGCGCTTTTCACTGATCCAGAAGTACATGCAGGTTGAGCTGCATCTTCTCTTCAAGGGCAATGTACGCGAAGAGATCGTAAAATACGAATTTGGAAACTTCGCCGACAAAGAAAAAGGCGGGCGGTTGCTGGAGGATCTGGAATCAAAAATCATCCAGATGGAGCAGGTCTACAATCAGTTTTCCAAAGACATGAACGATCAGGCGCAGCGCGCCAGTTCCACCGATCTGCTTGAACGCTGGCGTAGCGGCTTTGATTCAGTAATGAAGGCTCTTGGCGCACTGGCAACGCCGGCCAAAAAATAA
- a CDS encoding DUF4279 domain-containing protein produces MVTETLLEELLAGAPLIEQNSNPSPPAEASTSEAAADSGPAFTGWCIFTITAEDLNPDHINLLLNMDADRAVQGLPGRPGLWQLNSSLTAQARLDEHLDQLLRRLLPVRNQLRRIAHDARLEFFCAIEKRTSAMIEFHLPPQLLLLIGYVGAHVVCEISDVAKTTS; encoded by the coding sequence ATGGTTACAGAGACGCTGCTTGAAGAATTGCTGGCCGGCGCTCCGCTGATCGAGCAAAATTCCAATCCATCGCCGCCGGCCGAGGCCTCGACCTCCGAGGCGGCGGCCGATAGCGGTCCGGCTTTTACGGGCTGGTGTATCTTTACGATCACTGCCGAGGACCTCAATCCTGATCATATCAATCTGTTGCTCAATATGGATGCCGATCGGGCGGTGCAGGGACTGCCCGGGCGGCCCGGACTCTGGCAATTGAACTCGTCGCTCACTGCCCAGGCTCGTCTGGATGAGCACCTCGACCAATTGCTGCGGCGTTTGTTGCCGGTGCGCAATCAGCTAAGGCGCATAGCTCATGACGCTCGCCTGGAATTCTTTTGCGCCATTGAGAAGCGAACTTCGGCGATGATCGAATTTCATCTTCCGCCGCAACTCTTGCTACTCATCGGCTACGTCGGCGCTCATGTGGTCTGCGAGATTTCCGACGTTGCGAAAACGACATCCTGA